A stretch of the Actinomycetota bacterium genome encodes the following:
- a CDS encoding Flp family type IVb pilin, whose protein sequence is MYAFLAKRLIAEEGATAVEYGLMVALIAVVIIAAVTLLGSNLAAMFERIAGAIGG, encoded by the coding sequence ATGTACGCATTCCTCGCCAAGAGGCTCATCGCCGAGGAGGGTGCGACCGCAGTCGAGTACGGCCTGATGGTCGCCCTCATCGCGGTCGTGATCATCGCGGCCGTGACGCTCCTGGGCTCGAACCTCGCCGCAATGTTCGAGCGGATCGCCGGCGCCATCGGCGGCTAG